From the Oryza glaberrima chromosome 5, OglaRS2, whole genome shotgun sequence genome, one window contains:
- the LOC127773592 gene encoding casein kinase 1-like protein 2 translates to MEPRIGNKFRVGRKLGSGSFGEIYLGTNVQTNEEVAIKLENVKTKHPQLLYESKLYRILQGGTGIPNVKWFGVEGDYNVLVMDLLGPSLEDLFSFCNRKLSLKTVLMLADQMINRVEFVHSKSFLHRDIKPDNFLMGLGKRANQVYVIDFGLAKKYRDTSTHQHIPYRENKNLTGTARYASVNTHLGIEQSRRDDMESLGYVLMYFLRGSLPWQGLKAGNKKQKYEKISERKIATSTEALCRGYPTEFASYFHYCRSLRFEDSPDYQYLKRLFRDLFIREGFQFDYVFDWTILKYQQSQMTSAPPRAIAPATGQSSAMAPIANNNRLSATEEGRRSGWSDMDAMRRQVPPPAINAGSLAKQKSPIGHEQSTSKDAMFSSSTFLGRSSGSSRRPAVSSSREPSTEADQSRSRTTDASPGAFQRSGAPRWSPQMVDSSDNRRTPSGRHPSNAKNYESTIRGIQGLNFDGDDRIQY, encoded by the exons GAAAATGTGAAGACCAAGCATCCACAACTGCTGTATGAGTCGAAGCTGTACAGAATACTCCAGGGAGGAA CTGGAATTCCAAATGTTAAGTGGTTTGGTGTCGAGGGTGATTACAATGTTTTGGTAATGGACTTACTAGGACCAAGCCTTGAAgatcttttcagtttttgtaaCAGGAAGCTGTCTCTAAAAACTGTTTTGATGCTTGCTGATCAAATG ATCAATCGCGTCGAATTTGTTCACTCCAAGTCTTTCTTGCATAGAGATATTAAGCCAGATAATTTTCTCATGGGCCTAGGTAAAAGGGCAAATCAG GTCTATGTCATAGATTTTGGACTTGCAAAGAAGTACAGGGATACATCAACACACCAGCACATCCCATATAG GGAGAACAAGAACTTGACGGGAACAGCAAGATATGCAAGTGTAAACACTCATCTTGGAATTG AACAAAGCCGGAGGGATGACATGGAATCTCTTGGATATGTACTGATGTACTTCTTGAGAGGAAG CCTTCCATGGCAGGGTCTAAAAGCTGGgaacaagaaacaaaaatatgagaaaatCAGCGAAAGGAAAATTGCTACTTCAACTGAG GCCCTCTGTCGTGGATATCCTACTGAATTTGCATCTTACTTCCATTATTGCCGCTCGCTGCGCTTTGAAGATTCGCCAGACTACCAATATTTGAAGAGATTGTTCAGAGACCTTTTTATTCGAGAGG GATTTCAGTTTGAttatgtttttgactggacaaTCCTGAAGTATCAACAGTCACAGATGACCAGTGCTCCACCACGTGCCATT GCCCCTGCAACAGGACAAAGCTCGGCGATGGCTCCTATAGCAAATAATAACAGGCTGTCAG CCACCGAAGAGGGAAGGAGAAGCGGCTGGTCAGATATGGATGCGATGCGGCGTCAGGTTCCACCTCCAGCTATAAATGCAGGCAGCCTAGCCAAGCAGAAGTCCCCTATCGGACACGAGCAATCAACTTCTAAAGATGCAATG TTCTCCAGTTCGACTTTTTTGGGACGGTCAAGCGGATCCTCAAGGCGACCTGCTGTCTCTAGTAGCCGAGAACCAAGCACTGAAGCTGACCAGTCACGTAGTCGTACAACAGATGCAAGTCCGGGGGCATTCCAAAGATCAGGGGCCCCGCGGTGGAGTCCACAGATGGTTGACTCCTCTGACAACAGGCGCACGCCTTCTGGCAGGCATCCATCGAATGCTAAGAACTACGAGTCGACCATACGGGGCATCCAGGGCCTAAATTTCGATGGCGATGATAGGATTCAGTACTAG